A genomic region of Exiguobacterium oxidotolerans JCM 12280 contains the following coding sequences:
- a CDS encoding glycosyltransferase family 4 protein encodes MKPHLLFLSWRDIKHPKAGGAEVFTHEMLKRVAEDYRITHISPRFEGGHDVEFLDGITYIRRGTLATVIPYACSYYQTHAATIDLVVDQVNTHQFFTPLYVPRTKRVLFIHQLTREIWKINVKQPYAWLGEQTETPRLRLYRNDLALTVSKSTADDLIDIGFVTERVTILPEGLDFIPWPEEQWQAKEAQPTFLYVGRMSAYKGINDAIKAFVTLKQEFPEARFWVIGKKDEGYIESELNPLVPEEMRQDITYFGFVSAEEKLERMSRATALLFPSKREGWGLTVSEAAAVGTPTIVYDAPGLRDAVQYGLAGYMATSQTPGALAVEMRSCIKDREQYDTIRYAAHRFAKTLHWDNTGQHFREWLEAVLVPSQFKEGYE; translated from the coding sequence ATGAAACCACATCTCTTATTTTTATCTTGGCGTGACATCAAGCATCCAAAAGCAGGTGGTGCCGAAGTGTTCACTCATGAAATGTTAAAACGTGTCGCTGAAGATTACCGCATCACTCATATTTCCCCTCGCTTCGAAGGTGGACATGACGTCGAATTTCTCGACGGTATCACATACATCCGGCGCGGGACACTCGCGACCGTCATCCCTTACGCCTGTAGCTATTACCAGACGCATGCCGCGACGATTGACCTTGTCGTCGATCAAGTCAATACCCATCAATTTTTCACTCCACTTTATGTACCACGAACAAAACGTGTCCTCTTCATTCATCAACTGACACGTGAAATTTGGAAGATCAACGTCAAACAACCGTACGCCTGGTTAGGAGAACAGACGGAGACGCCCCGCCTCCGTCTCTACCGGAACGATTTGGCGTTGACTGTCAGTAAGTCGACCGCTGACGATTTAATCGATATCGGATTCGTAACAGAACGTGTCACGATTTTACCGGAAGGTCTCGATTTCATCCCTTGGCCGGAAGAACAATGGCAAGCCAAAGAAGCACAGCCGACGTTCCTCTATGTCGGACGGATGTCCGCCTATAAAGGAATCAACGATGCGATTAAAGCATTCGTGACGCTCAAACAAGAGTTTCCCGAAGCACGCTTTTGGGTGATTGGTAAAAAGGATGAGGGCTATATTGAAAGCGAACTGAATCCTCTCGTCCCAGAAGAGATGCGCCAAGACATCACCTACTTCGGTTTTGTCAGTGCGGAAGAAAAACTTGAACGGATGAGTCGCGCGACTGCTTTACTGTTCCCATCGAAACGCGAAGGCTGGGGATTGACCGTCAGTGAGGCGGCAGCAGTCGGGACACCGACAATCGTCTATGACGCCCCTGGTTTACGGGACGCCGTCCAATATGGGTTAGCAGGATATATGGCAACGTCCCAGACACCAGGTGCTTTAGCCGTCGAAATGCGCTCATGCATAAAGGATCGCGAACAATACGACACGATTCGTTACGCCGCCCATCGTTTCGCGAAGACGCTCCACTGGGATAATACGGGACAGCATTTTCGGGAATGGCTCGAAGCCGTACTCGTCCCATCACAATTCAAGGAGGGATATGAATGA
- a CDS encoding glycosyltransferase family 2 protein, giving the protein MIGIAMSTYENEAIIHETITSLKLQQTPFRCVIADDGSTDGTVALMRQMTAGDERFEVIALPHGERGIARKTAIDRLKELGVAYLYVIDSDMVLADDLLKSCLLYLEAHPSIGALVIPEQAYSEYSNYFSQVKVFERNLFNVPNDRLDSNSIEAARFWRLDAYVKSGEIDPGQISFEETQPTIRYLEQGGEIRRATFTFVRHNEKQVELADLLKKKRYYFDVMPTTLASEEGGFLKALQRWYFFRPVLYHPANIRKYASHPKLTAGVIYMYLRLSLIGVSSLLFKRVS; this is encoded by the coding sequence ATGATTGGAATTGCCATGTCGACGTATGAAAATGAAGCCATCATCCATGAAACAATCACTTCTCTCAAACTGCAACAGACACCATTCCGGTGTGTCATCGCTGACGATGGTTCGACTGACGGCACCGTCGCTTTGATGCGCCAGATGACTGCCGGCGATGAACGGTTCGAAGTCATTGCACTGCCCCACGGTGAGCGCGGAATTGCCCGCAAGACGGCGATTGATCGATTAAAAGAACTCGGTGTCGCTTATCTCTACGTCATCGACTCCGATATGGTGTTGGCTGATGATTTGTTAAAAAGTTGTCTGCTCTACCTTGAGGCGCATCCTTCCATCGGTGCCCTCGTCATTCCGGAACAGGCCTATAGCGAGTATTCCAATTACTTCAGTCAAGTCAAAGTCTTCGAACGTAACCTCTTTAACGTACCGAACGACCGACTGGATTCGAATTCGATTGAAGCCGCTCGGTTTTGGCGACTCGACGCGTATGTAAAGTCGGGTGAAATCGACCCGGGTCAAATCAGCTTCGAAGAAACACAACCGACGATTCGCTACCTCGAACAAGGCGGTGAAATTCGACGCGCCACGTTTACGTTCGTCCGCCACAATGAAAAACAGGTCGAGCTCGCCGACCTGTTGAAGAAAAAACGCTATTATTTTGACGTCATGCCGACGACGCTGGCAAGTGAAGAAGGCGGTTTCCTGAAAGCACTTCAACGGTGGTACTTCTTCCGTCCGGTCCTTTACCATCCGGCAAACATCAGGAAGTACGCTAGTCATCCTAAGTTGACGGCCGGTGTCATCTACATGTATCTTCGTCTCAGCTTGATTGGTGTCAGTTCGCTTCTTTTCAAACGGGTTTCGTGA
- a CDS encoding glycosyltransferase: protein MSQGHIVVFTDQERHIPYEALISYYPVLLYTQPVNSPASFEQIALTEVDTAEAEHDVKLYIVDYVAQPDQIRIVNLIRQRRPRAKVLLIEEVVRAKGDFPFQDIHGDGVFRIFSYRPSYPNELFAEVQHLIHPEYPILKDTIAFILPIFNEEKRFGHVKQFLENLAELVSEDYIHASINFFDDASSDGSQDLLHDYRAIVMDATDTLFTVGYLEVHQVEHNTRKAGLFIEGMRNISSDYYVFVDADNSFQTEDIARLLTVAQEDYYDIVIGTKDLTIEDRGMVRRVMSFAKRNLTRSFLPKGVTDSQTGLKIINRRIIHRILPYLHVESGLAIDLELMYAAKKENLRVFQQPVTCIEREGSHVNIVKDSVAFLKTMAQLYKRHR from the coding sequence ATGAGTCAAGGGCATATCGTAGTCTTTACTGACCAAGAACGACACATTCCTTACGAAGCATTAATCTCCTACTATCCTGTACTACTTTACACACAGCCCGTTAATAGTCCTGCTTCATTTGAGCAAATCGCATTAACGGAAGTCGACACGGCGGAAGCGGAACATGATGTTAAATTGTATATCGTCGACTACGTCGCTCAACCTGACCAAATTAGAATCGTCAATTTGATCCGTCAACGGCGCCCCCGCGCGAAGGTATTATTGATTGAAGAAGTCGTCCGCGCAAAAGGTGATTTTCCATTCCAGGACATCCATGGGGACGGTGTGTTTCGTATCTTTTCCTACCGACCCTCGTATCCAAATGAGCTATTTGCAGAAGTACAACACTTGATTCATCCGGAATATCCCATTTTGAAAGACACTATAGCCTTTATATTACCAATATTTAACGAAGAGAAACGTTTTGGGCACGTCAAACAATTTTTGGAGAACCTGGCAGAACTCGTCAGTGAAGATTACATCCATGCCTCCATCAACTTTTTTGACGATGCCTCGTCTGACGGCTCACAAGATTTATTGCATGATTACCGGGCGATCGTCATGGATGCGACGGATACATTGTTCACCGTCGGCTATCTCGAAGTCCATCAAGTGGAACATAATACGCGTAAGGCAGGTTTGTTCATCGAAGGGATGCGAAATATCTCGAGCGACTATTATGTGTTCGTCGATGCCGATAATTCGTTTCAGACGGAGGACATCGCGCGATTGCTGACGGTCGCTCAGGAAGATTATTATGATATCGTCATCGGGACGAAGGATTTAACGATTGAAGACCGGGGAATGGTCCGCAGGGTGATGAGTTTTGCCAAACGAAATTTGACGCGTTCATTTTTACCAAAAGGTGTGACGGATTCGCAGACGGGTCTCAAAATCATTAACCGCCGCATCATTCATCGGATCTTACCGTACCTGCACGTCGAGAGTGGTCTAGCGATTGATCTCGAGCTGATGTATGCGGCGAAAAAAGAGAACCTACGCGTCTTTCAACAACCCGTGACGTGTATCGAACGGGAAGGGTCTCATGTCAATATCGTGAAAGATTCAGTCGCCTTTTTAAAGACGATGGCCCAACTTTATAAACGCCACCGTTAA
- a CDS encoding response regulator, producing the protein MALYLLVDPHEPTRKILQRKLVENQQRVIEAVSAEQALELMERHDIDVIITELRLPEMDGVELLKEVTKQHPLIRQVVLTDYVQIHTLLAAVNSGNISRLMTKPLKVDATILRILEKIGEEVVELKSRKMIISRAFNEVLLNSNRPYCLFFEDGTIIGQRELTPEDKNAPIDEKNGVRRLEFPTQFGTFILYQSTASTLTKPV; encoded by the coding sequence ATGGCACTTTACTTATTGGTAGATCCACATGAGCCGACTCGGAAAATTTTACAAAGGAAGTTAGTAGAAAATCAGCAACGTGTAATCGAGGCTGTATCAGCAGAACAAGCACTTGAATTAATGGAACGTCACGATATCGATGTCATCATCACAGAACTGCGATTACCAGAAATGGACGGGGTCGAACTCTTGAAGGAGGTAACGAAACAGCATCCACTCATTCGACAAGTCGTCTTAACCGATTATGTCCAAATCCATACCTTACTCGCGGCCGTTAACTCTGGGAACATTAGTCGGTTGATGACAAAACCATTAAAGGTCGATGCGACGATTTTACGAATTCTTGAAAAGATTGGTGAAGAAGTCGTCGAATTGAAATCTCGTAAAATGATCATCTCGAGAGCCTTTAATGAAGTATTATTGAATTCCAATCGTCCCTATTGCCTATTCTTTGAAGATGGGACGATTATCGGTCAGCGTGAGCTAACTCCGGAAGATAAAAATGCACCGATTGACGAAAAAAATGGTGTCCGTCGCCTAGAGTTCCCGACCCAGTTCGGAACGTTCATCCTTTATCAATCGACTGCATCGACGCTCACGAAACCCGTTTGA
- a CDS encoding oligosaccharide flippase family protein: MTSFLNRHAIIFIFPFLDVLLNVVNYAYHLLLARELSSVDYGLLNAYLALLGLLLIIGSALQWTVTRDLSQRLDNQYRHLRFRLLLYTGFILLILMYVLPFILPFTKINLLLIAFTILIHILLSFRRGILQAEERFYALNLSYYVESVVKVAATWLFLRYTDVTLALVFILIGMLMAYLISLVQVPFPKSAGTMRWHGLTHMIHTQVVMTLFFTLDSLLVTRFFPTLAGDYSVALRFGQLLLFVALSLSQLLLPRLSSLNQSKSFVAWERKLYIGILIGLSCSVLFYFTAIPYIIPILFGEGYEQAGQYVKYMALIYSGITLIQYEALVQFSLHRTSYLKWYWGTLVLLILALLLFRQTIEIWLTAQVVVFLASAIFLRFILRRYRVPTTTPGGHDA, translated from the coding sequence TTGACAAGCTTTTTGAATCGACATGCGATCATTTTCATTTTTCCATTTCTTGACGTATTGCTGAATGTCGTCAACTACGCCTACCACTTATTACTTGCTCGTGAATTATCGAGCGTCGATTATGGACTACTGAATGCCTACCTTGCCTTACTTGGGCTGTTGCTGATCATCGGTAGCGCTTTGCAGTGGACGGTCACACGGGATTTGAGTCAGCGCCTTGATAATCAGTACCGTCACTTACGTTTTCGGCTACTGCTTTACACGGGATTCATTTTACTTATCTTAATGTACGTATTACCATTCATTCTACCTTTTACCAAAATAAACCTTCTTCTAATCGCATTTACAATCTTAATCCATATCTTACTCTCGTTCCGACGAGGGATTCTTCAAGCAGAAGAACGCTTTTATGCGTTGAACCTTTCCTATTACGTCGAGTCAGTCGTCAAAGTAGCTGCCACTTGGCTATTCCTTCGTTATACAGATGTTACACTCGCACTCGTTTTTATCTTGATCGGCATGCTGATGGCCTACTTGATTAGTTTAGTTCAAGTTCCGTTTCCTAAAAGCGCCGGTACGATGCGCTGGCATGGTCTGACTCATATGATTCATACACAAGTCGTCATGACATTATTCTTCACACTCGACAGTTTGCTCGTCACTCGTTTTTTCCCGACACTCGCAGGAGATTATTCCGTCGCGCTTCGCTTCGGTCAATTGCTGTTATTCGTCGCCCTTTCACTTTCTCAGTTACTTTTACCACGTCTCAGTAGTTTGAATCAGTCCAAATCGTTCGTCGCTTGGGAGCGTAAACTTTACATCGGAATCCTGATCGGACTCAGTTGTTCTGTTTTATTCTATTTCACTGCCATCCCGTACATCATCCCCATTTTATTCGGAGAGGGATACGAACAAGCCGGTCAGTATGTAAAATACATGGCACTCATCTACAGCGGTATCACCCTAATCCAGTATGAAGCACTCGTACAGTTTTCCTTACACCGAACGAGTTACTTGAAATGGTACTGGGGAACGTTAGTATTACTCATTCTCGCGCTTCTACTCTTTCGACAAACGATTGAAATTTGGTTGACGGCTCAAGTCGTCGTTTTTCTCGCAAGTGCCATCTTCTTACGCTTCATCCTCAGAAGATATCGCGTACCTACTACGACCCCAGGAGGACATGACGCATGA